The Diorhabda sublineata isolate icDioSubl1.1 chromosome 6, icDioSubl1.1, whole genome shotgun sequence genome includes a window with the following:
- the LOC130445967 gene encoding syntaxin-7 yields the protein MESTYQNGSQNKDQEFQKLCQTIGTSIQKISQNVSSMQRMVNQIGTHQDSPELRKQLHSIQHYTQQLVKDTNGYIKDLSNIPPSLSQSEQRQRKMQRERLQDEFTSSLNMFQNVQRSTASKEKEQVNKAKAQAYGSEPHLVGYKSKDQQLIELQDNNTKQVQLQDEVNLRELEEQEQSIRQLESDINDVNQIFKELGTLVHEQGEVIDSIEANVERTTDFVSQGAQQLREAGTYKNKVRRKKLILAGIATIILIIIILIIVLSVRN from the exons ATGGAATCAACTTATCAAAATGGGAGTCAAAATAAGGATCAAGAGTTTCAAAAACTGTGCCAAACCATTGGCACTAGTATTcagaaaatatcacaaaatg TTTCTTCTATGCAACGTATGGTTAATCAAATAGGAACTCACCAAGATTCTCCTGAACTAAGAAAACAATT ACATTCCATTCAACATTATACTCAACAATTGGTGAAAGATACAAATGGATATATCAAAGATCTTAGCAACATTCCACCATCTTTATCTCAGTCGGAGCAAAGACAGAGAAAGATGCAAAGAGAACGTTTACAAGATGAATTCACAAGTTCACTAAATATGTTTCAAAATGTCCAAAGAAGCACTGCTTCCAAAGAAAAAGAGCAAGTTAACAAGGCCAAAGCTCAAGCATATGGTAGTGAACCTCATCTTG TTGGATATAAATCCAAAGATCAACAACTTATAGAATTGCAAGATAATAATACAAAGCAAGTGCAGTTGCAGGATGAAGTCAATCTTCGAGAATTAGAAGAACAGGAACAATCTATAAGGCAGTTAGAG agtGACATAAACGACGTAAATCAAATATTCAAGGAATTGGGGACTTTAGTTCATGAGCAAGGAGAAGTAATTGATAGTATTGAAGCAAATGTAGAAAGAACCACAGATTTTGTCAGTCAGGGTGCTCAGCAATTACGAGAGGCCGGTACCTACAAAAATAAAGTAAGAAGAAAGAAGTTAATCTTAGCTGGTATCGCAACTATCATTTTAATTATCATCATATTGATCATTGTTTTGTCTGTTAGAAATTAA
- the LOC130445965 gene encoding transcription factor 25, translated as MSSRVLRKLQGDKEKELQEEVSDTETDTPVSGGARRKQLNINRYDLLNQQSHSESEVKEDDNETEAAKSCEGEHHEIKKKKKKKKKKSGKHTNAQRSSEDNADVDEVEKSLREVNRILGEDYTSHTAPISQLKHDRTNVRKNILSIQHKHLNPNNELKRIFGPKIVQSDHKRKNRGGGRGHVKQTTMINCKENFPNVGKSGLSMSYLENKNNIQYFTYEHSQNYRQVQNKFLDAVESLDPDKIVDIINQHKCHIDALIQLSDLCKLSEDFATAAELIERALYCLEYAYHPLFNVAQGNCRLDYRRQENRALYITIFKHLMFIGGKACYRTSLEFCKLLLSLDPEGDPLAIILAIDFYAIRAREYQWFIDFVTELDNSKNLLWLPNFAYSLAVAHFYLGDSAKADLILQDAFLKFPGVLLPLVEKCSIQTDNRVTSHPFFINADGVKKQPPALTQLILLYVNRSYHIWKDSDLIPWLEKNVHETLDRVEKNDPIINEYDLKRMKSFHGSLPLSISRHILLSDIKGVSPMTDESSGPVMSFDPLPPKDSINLYTRPKRPAFTQQGGNTLGIFFRSFLPNFNPNLPEPAREEDGARALPLAENTEVGDFRTSVASLVDAMRDLLNNIQPEVPNDADGEENDDSLDGDDLT; from the exons ATGTCGTCTCGAGTTTTAAGAAAGCTTCAAGGAGATAAGGAGAAGGAGCTTCAAGAAGAAGTTTCCGACACTGAAACTGACACACCAGTAAGTGGAGGAGCTCGACGAAAGCAGTTAAATATTAATCGCTATGATTTG tTAAATCAACAATCACATTCAGAAAGTGAAGTGAAAGAAGATGATAATGAGACTGAAGCTGCAAAATCATGTGAGGGAGAACATCATGAgatcaagaaaaaaaagaaaaagaagaagaaaaaatctgGTAAACACACTAACGCACAAAGAAGTAGTGAAGACAATGCAGAT GTTGATGAAGTTGAGAAATCTTTAAGGGAGGTTAATCGAATATTGGGCGAAGATTATACGTCACACACTGCTCCTATTTCACAACTGAAACATGATAGAACTAATGTGAGGAAGAACATTTTGTCTATTCAACACAAACACCTCAATccaaataatgaattgaaaagaatttttgGACCCAAAATTGTTCAAAGTGATCA TAAACGTAAAAATCGAGGAGGTGGAAGAGGACATGTAAAACAAACGACAATGATAAATTGCAAAGAAAATTTCCCCAATGTTGGAAAGTCGGGTCTTTCCATGTCttatttagaaaacaaaaacaacattCAATATTTTACCTATGAACACAGTCAGAATTATAGACaagtacaaaataaatttttggatgCAGTGGAGAGTTTGGATCCTGATAAGATTGTTGATATAATAAATCAACATAAATGCCATATTGATGCTTTGATTCAACTATCAGACCTTTGTAAGTTAAGTGAAGATTTTGCTACGGCAGCTGAATTGATAGAAAGAGCACTATATTGTTTAGAGTATGCTTATCATCCTTTGTTCAACGTTGCTCAAGGGAATTGTAGATTAGATTATAGGAGACAAGAGAACAG agctttgtatataacaatatttaaacatttaatgTTTATTGGTGGAAAAGCCTGCTACCGTACTTCACtagaattttgtaaattattactATCTCTGGATCCGGAAGGCGATCCGTTGGCTATAATTTTAGCTATAGATTTTTATGCGATCAGAGCTAGGGAATACCAATGGTTTATTGACTTTGTCACTGAATTggataattccaaaaatttattatggtTACCTAATTTCGCATATTCACTGGCAGTTGCGCACTTCTACTTAGGCGATAGCGCCAAAGCGGATCTAATATTACAAGatgcttttttgaaatttcctgGAGTATTACTACCGCTCGTAGAAAAATGTAGCATACAGACAGATAACAGAGTTACTAGTCATCCATTCTTTATCAACGCCGACGGTGTGAAAAA GCAACCACCAGCTTTAACTCAACTGATACTCTTGTATGTGAATAGAAGTTACCACATATGGAAAGACAGTGATCTCATACCTTGGTTGGAAAAAAATGTCCATGAGACATTGGATCGAGTGGAGAAAAATGATCCGATCATAAATGAATATGATTTAAAGAGGATGAAAAGCTTCCACGGATCTTTACCTTTAAGCATATCTCGGCACATTTTGTTATCTGATATAAAGGGAGTTTCTCCCATGACTGAT GAAAGTAGTGGACCCGTTATGAGTTTTGATCCACTACCACCAAAAGATTCCATTAATTTGTATACACGACCAAAACGACCTGCATTTACACAACAAGGTGGAAATACACTTGGGATTTTCTTCAGATCGTTTTTACCTAACTTCAACCCAAATTTACCAGAAcc aGCCAGAGAAGAAGATGGCGCCCGTGCTTTACCTTTAGCCGAAAACACGGAAGTAGGAGATTTCCGAACTAGCGTCGCATCTTTGGTGGACGCTATGAGAGATTTATTGAACAACATACAACCGGAAGTACCAAACGATGCAGACGGCGAAGAAAACGATGATTCATTGGACGGGGACGATTTAACATGA
- the LOC130445963 gene encoding transcriptional protein SWT1: MSKNEKGSKLKLKRFDKIEISESTDQINKVEKSDGLVKPRLNDEIQMSTEKSCNFMHPPCRTTNLANKRLQKLKQTIQSDLKNRKHLSTVTTKNSLLKQNFQECEASISKNSSKLINSNNSVRIESNQQRLSTISRINKSTSNIGSNRSSISSQQDVVGLNSSVQTLKKNYQSPRIEEKPNRKRKFSDIIPLSSDEYIPIKNFSAEPNNISQVKTTSNSHKSKLSSRVLKIKRKTDKINSSLTSPFKSNNQLEKHELNSSTPHSVHKLPDSNKPNQDTPFQLWENTKNNSSNSDFVNKNISNIHVSPMLKLCNQVESNETDNFMIQSKPHSLLQKRLNRYKLLNNESPPHSTDINRASTSSTVNKEPTDNNINSSNNCIVSKTLSQEMISAHNTPLLDGDDPFDHKMAMTASWIQNHQQYNPIYKITDGDHEKLATGTNIDNTKEEEMEWTNAEPDINEDSQLTEDQSNTIDSIKLNQKEQRLCIVVDTNVFISDMAKINDIIHLKVTGPLQPLVYIPWMVITELDEIKDRPNNSSLKNKVYNAIKCINKFLSEENPNVKGQTICDMGKQINVGPAQDDKIIGTCLQAAEKYESVMLLSNDVNLKNKALINNIAVSSAHEIIMKIMSKLVKNTKFQKIKQKMGMICSSIICECAKEAYGVVWMKMDMMTNPPWSLGECLKRFRKYWSSVYRDKLMKQFLSTIDKLQQLLDAHSTYITDDSDKYQEFVKLCLNLCIFLKDLEEYKGYMENTINDIVKIG; this comes from the exons atgtctaaaaatgaaaaaggatctaaattgaaattaaaaaggtTTGATAAGATTGAGATATCGGAATCGACTGATCAGATAAACAAAGTGGAGAAATCAGATGGACTTGTAAAGCCCAGATTAAACGACGAAATACAGATGTCCACAGAAAAATCTTGTAATTTCATGCATCCACCTTGTCGTACAACAAACCTAGCGAATAAAAGACTACAAAAACTTAAGCAAACAATACAAAGTGATTTAAAAAATCGGAAACACTTGTCAACTGTAACAACTAAGAATA GTTTgttaaaacaaaactttcaaGAATGTGAAGCCAGTATTTCAAAGAATTCAAGCAAATTGATAAATTCTAATAACTCTGTGAGAATTGAGAGTAATCAACAGAGACTCAGCACTATTAGTAGAATTAACAAATCTACAAGTAACATTG GTTCCAATAGATCATCCATAAGCTCTCAGCAAGATGTAGTTGGACTAAACTCGTCAGTTCAGaccttaaaaaaaaattaccaatcTCCACGAATAGAAGAAAAACctaacagaaaaagaaaattttcagatattatTCCTCTTTCTTCCGATGAatatattccaattaaaaaCTTCTCTGCGGAACCCAATAATATTTCACAAGTAAAAACAACTTCAAATTcgcataaatcaaaattatcttctagagttttaaaaataaaaagaaaaactgacaaaataAATAGTTCCCTAACATCCccttttaaatcaaataatcaaTTAGAAAAACATGAATTAAATTCTTCTACACCACACTCAGTACATAAACTTCCAGACAGTAATAAACCAAATCAAGACACTCCATTTCAGTTAtgggaaaatacaaaaaataatagtagtaaTTCagattttgtgaataaaaacatttcaaatattcatgtATCACCAATGTTGAAATTATGTAACCAGGTTGAATCAAATGAAACTGATAATTTCATGATACAAAGTAAACCTCATAGTTTACTACAAAAGCGtttaaatagatataaattattaaataacgaatCACCCCCCCATTCTACGGATATTAATAGAGCTTCTACTAGCTCAACAGTCAACAAAGAACCTACAGATAACAATAtaaattcatcaaataattgtattgtTAGTAAAACTCTTTCTCAGGAAATGATTTCTGCCCATAATACACCCTTACTCGATGGTGATGATCCTTTTGATCATAAAATGGCGATGACAGCTTCATGGATTCAAAATCACCAACAATATAACcctatatataaaattactgATGGAGATCATGAAAAACTAGCAACTGGAACTAATATTGATAATaccaaagaagaagaaatggaaTGGACAAAT gcTGAACCAGATATTAATGAAGATTCTCAGTTGACTGAAGATCAAAGTAATACCATAGATTCAATTAAACTTAACCAAAAAGAGCAACGTTTGTGTATAGTTGTCGatacaaatgtttttatttctgatatggcgaaaattaatgatattattCATTTGAAAGTTACAG GTCCACTTCAACCTCTAGTCTACATTCCTTGGATGGTAATAACGGAGCTTGATGAAATAAAAGATAGACCAAACAATAGTTCTTTGAAGAATAAAGTTTATAATgctataaaatgtataaataaattcctAAGTGAAGAAAATCCTAATGTTAAAG GTCAAACAATCTGTGATATgggaaaacaaataaatgtagGCCCCGCTCaagatgataaaattatagGAACATGTTTACAAGCAGCTGAAAAATACGAAAGTGTG ATGCTGCTATCAAATGACgtcaatttaaaaaacaaagccTTGATTAACAATATCGCTGTTAGTTCAGCACACGAAATAATCATGAAGATTATGTCGAAACTagtcaaaaatacaaaatttcaaaaaataaagcaaaaaatgggTATGATTTGCTCGTCAATTATCTGCGAATGCGCAAAAGAGGCATACGGTGTCGTTTGGATGAAAATGGACATGATGACAAATCCACCTTGGTCTTTGGGAGAATGCTTAAAAAGGTTTCGGAAGTACTGGAGCTCTGTCTATCGAGACAAACTTATGAAACAGTTTTTATCAACTATTGATAAATTACAGCAACTACTTGACGCCCATTCGACGT atattACTGATGATTCTGATAAATATCAAGAATTTGTAAAGTTATGTCTTAACCtatgcatttttttaaaagatttagAAGAATATAAAGGATATATGGAAAATACTATAAATGACATAGTAAAAATTGGAtag
- the LOC130445966 gene encoding actin-related protein 3: MDGKLPACVIDVGTGYTKLGFAANKEPQFIIPSAIAIKETAKVGDTTTRRLNKGVEDLDFFIGDEAFDATGYAVKYPVRHGLVEDWDLMEKFLEQCIFKYLRAEPEDHYFLLTEPPLNTPENREYIAEIMFESFNVPGLYIAVQAVLALAASWASRSIEERTLTGIVIDSGDGVTHVIPVAEGYVIGSCIKHIPIAGRNITYFIQSLLREREIGIPPEQSLETAKAIKEKYCYICPDIAKEFSKYDTDPAKWMKKYDGINSVTKQPFSVDVGYERFLGPEIFFHPEFSNPDFTIPLSQIVDDVIQNCPIDVRRPLYDNIVLSGGSTMFKDFSRRLQRDIKRTVDARLKLSETLGGGRLKPKPIDVQVVSHHMQRYAVWFGGSMLASTPEFYTVCHTKEDYEEYGPSICRHNPVFGTMT; the protein is encoded by the exons ATGGATGGTAAACTTCCAGCATGTGTTATAGACGTGGGAACGGG gtATACTAAACTAGGATTCGCTGCAAATAAAGAACCGCAATTTATAATACCTTCTGCCATAGCAATTAAAGAAACTGCAAAAGTAGGAGATACTACAACTCGTCGTTTAAATAAAGGAGTTGAGgatcttgatttttttattggtgaTGAAGCCTTTGATGCTACAGGATATGCTGTTAAG TATCCAGTCCGTCATGGTCTTGTTGAAGACTGGGACCTAATGGAAAAGTTCCTAGAACAATGTATATTCAAATATCTTCGTGCTGAACCTGAAGATCACTATTTTCTTCTCACAGAACCTCCACTGAATACTCCAGAAAATAGAGAATATATAGCAGAAATTATGTTTGAATCCTTCAATGTGCCAGGATTATATATAGCAGTTCAAGCAGTATTAGCATTAGCTGCTAGTTGGGCAAGTAGAAGTATTGAAGAACGTACTCTTACGGGGATAGTTATTGACAGTGGAGATGGTGTTACCCACGTTATTCCAGTA GCAGAAGGTTATGTTATCGGAAGCTGCATAAAACACATACCCATTGCTGGAAGGAATATTACATATTTCATCCAATCCCTTTTGAGAGAACGAGAGATTGGCATACCTCCTGAACAATCACTAGAAACTGCTAAAGCAATAAAAGAAAAGTACTGTTACATATGCCCTGATATAGctaaagaattttcaaaatatgatacaGATCCAGcaaaatggatgaaaaaatATGATGGCATTAACTCAGTTACAAAACAACCTTTTAGTGTAGATGTAGGATATGAGCGATTTCTGGGACCAGAGATTTTCTTTCATCCAGAATTCTCTAATCCAGATTTTACTATACCATTATCTCAAATTGTCGATGATGTTATTCAAAATTGTCCTATCGATGTCCGCCGACCTTTATATGATAATATTGTCCTGTCTGGTGGTTCCACTATGTTCAAAGATTTTAGTAGAAGATTGCAGAGGGATATTAAACGCACTGTAGATGCAAGGCTAAAACTTAGTGAAACGTTAGGTGGAGGTAGATTGAAG CCAAAACCAATTGACGTCCAAGTCGTTTCCCATCATATGCAACGATATGCTGTGTGGTTTGGTGGAAGTATGCTGGCTTCAACA ccTGAGTTTTATACTGTTTGCCATACTAAAGAAGACTATGAAGAATATGGACCCAGTATTTGTAGGCACAATCCTGTTTTTGGTACCATGACGTaa